A window of the Nitrosococcus wardiae genome harbors these coding sequences:
- a CDS encoding cytochrome c, which produces MNNKLTLTSSCFFAIVMLSVVALHPLNAANPPEEESKVKEFMQVKLSSSHDVLEGLIEEDFFKILEEAKRMLAMSHASEWYVMKTPEYKEYSTEFRDHLQELIGAAKDKNLDIAARSYSQLTVTCAKCHKHVREEQ; this is translated from the coding sequence ATGAATAATAAATTGACTCTGACCAGTTCTTGTTTCTTTGCCATTGTTATGCTGTCTGTAGTGGCGCTCCATCCTCTCAATGCAGCCAACCCACCAGAGGAAGAAAGCAAGGTAAAAGAGTTTATGCAGGTGAAACTCTCTAGTTCCCACGATGTTTTGGAGGGCTTAATCGAGGAAGATTTTTTTAAGATCTTAGAGGAAGCCAAAAGAATGCTGGCAATGAGTCATGCGAGCGAATGGTATGTTATGAAAACCCCAGAATATAAAGAATATAGTACTGAGTTTCGTGACCACCTGCAGGAACTCATAGGTGCGGCTAAGGATAAAAACCTTGACATCGCTGCCCGTAGTTACTCCCAGTTGACCGTAACTTGCGCAAAATGCCATAAGCATGTGAGAGAGGAGCAGTAG